Part of the Eleginops maclovinus isolate JMC-PN-2008 ecotype Puerto Natales chromosome 3, JC_Emac_rtc_rv5, whole genome shotgun sequence genome is shown below.
GTGTCCGCCATAATGCACTCAACATCTGGGCAGTCAAGGACAGGTGACATGGGGACTCAGTTCCCTAATTTGCTGAAACAATGCAGCTGGCAAGAAATAAAGGATTTGGGTAGCATAAATGAAGGATCGGTAGCCAGGTACAAATGTAGGATAATTAGCTGTGGGCATTCATTTCAGTCCTTTTTAGTAGTGTTGTGTTTCCTTAGGTTTAGACCAAACTCTTGGGTCACATTGAACAGCTTGTATAATCAGAAATGGACTATATAACCCTAAAGGTTAAAGGGATGTATTAAAACATCAGACTGAGTTTTTCTGTCTTCTCAAATTGTGGCTGTTTGCACTTTGAAGGTATATCTCCTCCAACAGGTTACATTTTCCTGGGTTTTGGGGTTCTGGGTTAACGCATGTCAAGACTTTGAGTGTCACCACTCACATACTGTGTTTATAATAcactgttcattttaaatgtgattattataCACATTCCATTGTCTATACAGCATACAGTATTTGTAATACTTCATTCTATCTTATATCTATATGTTTTTCTTCTATCTGCAACTTACTTGCACTAATACGTCTATGGCCCTATtttatgtgtttctttctttatgcaaagtatattgtgtgttgtattgttgcCTGAGACTTCCAATTTTCATTGTTTACTTCGCTGAAGCTTTTGTGCATAAGAAAAGAATCCTTCAAATGTTAGATTTGCATGTGAGTAATATACTCGGTTAACCCCAAATGTATTTTGCAATGGTGCACCACTGATTACCAAGGGTCGAGCCATGTGACTCAATTATGACATTACCTGGCATAGtcataatgaaaaaataaaccagaaCCAGGTCATATCTGGGCCTGGGAGTAGGTGGAGATTGCTTGCAGCTCTCCTTGGCCACACATCAGTGTTTCCGTGGAGTCCCTGCGTTCTCGCTTTCTGCAGGAAGGGCCAGTTCTCAGAGCATCAGCTGTCAGTGGCGATGTCAGTTACCCACCGACCCCTCTTGAAACGCAGATCCCATCTTGTTGACCGAGGTTTGACAATGGGTGTTTTTACCATGTCATTCAGCATTCATACCAAGTCAAAGCATTTACTGTTTTAAGGACAGTTCAATTCTTTACAAAGGAgcaatataaagaaatacatgtatTCCATTGATATGTCTATTCTACAGAACCAAAGTGTTCATGATTATATGGTTTATAGAGCACATAATTATTAATCACAAATTGTGGACAAGAGCACACATTTTGTATATAAACTACAGACCCCCTCCAGATGTGGCTGATGCAGATAACATGTCAAAATGGAGAGGGACTCTGAATGCACGTTGAGGTGTCATACAGCAGCGGCTTCATGATGAGGCCTATCTGTGGCTTAAGTCAGCTCACTCCCTACCATTTAGGGCTCTTTACTTTATTAGCCTTTTAACCCTTTCACATTCCTGTCAGGAGCTGCAGAAACCCACCCTCCCTGAAAGAACACTTGtctaaggttttttttttaatgtatttctttataatgTTCAGGGTAGGGCTGGGCAAGGCCAATATTCTGAAtgattgattttgatatttttggcagaaaaaaacccaacacattgtatttaaAGCTTAAACAATGTGTCAAAGAATACATCGAcagaaaaatagattttttttaatatgattcATTTTCAGCAAACACTTCAGCAATAAGACATGTATTAACTGATGTTTCCAAAGTACCAATCGGCTCTTCGTGAAAAATCTAACTGTTGACCTCGCTTTAGGCATAAGGAAATTGTGACATCTCCctaaatgttctgaaaatgtaaagacCAATGATTAGTAACAAATAAttgataaagacaaaaaaatacaaaagatcAGTTTATAATAAAAACTCAATTGCTCATTTAATATGAACATATATAGATTGTCCAAATTGAACTGTGTGTCAGTTATCATTTTAGAAGCTCTACCAACACCAAATGTGTACTttctataaaaatatattaaaatatgaataatatgtttaaatactCAGTGTTGCTCAACGTTAAATACTATCAAATATAAGCATAAGCATATATGCAAAGCAAGCCCTTACATTAATGTTCCAGCACCCATTGTTCTCTGCACCATTGTACAACTGTCAGATACAAAAGTCTTGGAGCATCATTCCAGCACTGctcaataaaaaacatagaTATTATTTGACCGCAATTTTTTCCATTTGTCCGGGACATTGAAATCTTCCCAGACATGTTGACAGTTGAACTGAAACACTGATGTATACTGTAATATATGTACACATTTAacttactttaaatgtatttttatttttataataaaaaagcatATGTTTGAACACGGTTGAACTGAAATCCTCTACAAACCTCGGTCAGCCACAAACCACAATTTTTTGCTGAAGGTGCCATTTAGTGGTGCATTATACGACATGATCAATATTAAGAGGGGGCATAAATGCATGCAAAGTCAGTGGACTCATGTGAACAAAGGCAAATAAAGGCAACACTAGTTTAAAAAAGTGTAACTATGGGTAACAGTTTTGATTCCTCATtagtggagagagagggagcagataGGAACAGAACCATGAGAGAAGGTAGAGGATGATGAGACAAATAAGTGACACCAGAGTTCTTAGAAAGTTTTGGAATGAGTCTAGTCTAAAATGTTGAAATTCGTGTGTCGAGGCTGTGACATTCGCACACTCTGAGCACAAGTCCAATTGCTTTTCAAGGGCCAAAAGACACAGACTGCAAAACCCCTCCAGCAGTCAAATCAAGCCAACAGTTTACTTAACATTGTGTTAGTGGGATGGATCAGTATCTTGGAGAGAGTGTGGTCACTGGGCCCGGCCCTGACACAGGCCACTCCTCTACGGTGAAAGCTACTTTCCTACAATTTCCTCCATGTATACATGCTCAGCAAGTGGTAATGGTTAAGTTGTTGTGGCACACTGACAATGTCTGGCTACTAGGCAAAGGTACTTCTCCCACTTTTACCTACTTACTAGTGATTGAATGTGACTAAACAGCAGATCAGTTGGAACAAAGTTCATTATGAGCAGAGCTCAGTCGGCAAAACTCAATGTTTCATTGTATCATCTGTGGTGGTGCAGAACAAACTATAGGCAATAATCAGACAACATTCAGACGTATCTCGATCTCTGGTTTTCAGGCAAATAAATAACCAATCTAAATGTCCTGTGTATCTCAATAGAACGGAAATTGCCTGGAATACATGTCAAATCCTCATTTAGAGAGGAAGCATGTCCCAACTGGTCAGTGACGTTTCTGGCAATAGCTTCAACCTGAGAGATGTGTCATTTATcgcttttgaaaatgtccattATGCCCTCAAAATGGCCTTTAGGATAGACTTGGACAAATGACTAAACAGCCATGTGTTCTAGTGGTTCAATTTTACCAAGGCAATGAAGCAGTTgggaaaaaatgtcaaatataagACTCAAATGTGAAAATAGTAACCTCAATTCAGCGGAGTGGGGGGCATCATTTGTGACAATCCTACTTGTTTTAATTGGTAATGACCACTAGCCTACATCTTCTGTTGGGCATCGACAGATAGAAGACCAGGGAACCATatagagagaaagaagggagaTGTCGAGATGGTTCCAGATGCACATTTGCACTGCTCTCATGCTGGTCTTGTTGCTTCTGAGCAGCCATCTCCCGGCAGCTGATGCCTGTGTCCCCCTACTCTAGGGCAGGGTAGGGGCTGGGGCTGGGGCTGATGCGGTAGCTAAGCTAGAAGCTAGCGTTAGCTGCTATAGCAGGTGATTGCTGCAGATCTGCAGAGGACATTCGGGGGTTGCTGGCTTCCCATCCACCCCACATCAGGGTATGACCATCTACTGTATACTATAGGCCATCAATACTTCTCCAATATGTAACAACAAATTCATCCCCCATCTCTACCTTATAGTCAACCGGCATCATGCTTTTCTACTTGGTGTCGTGCATTAACTCAGAGCAGGTCGCGATACCTCTGCTACTGAAGCGCGCACGCgagcacgcacgcacgcacaaacacacacacacacacacacacacacacacacacacacacacacacacacacacacacacacacacacacacacacacacacccctttaTGACCAACCCAAGACTTACTGAACTCCGCAGATGGTTAGCTGTTACAAACGACAGTCATGAGATGAATTAGAAGGGCAGGGGGCTGATGGCATAACGTTGGACTTGGAGGACATTGCATGTTCCCGAAACAGGGTAACGTTATGTAGTCCATCACCATAATGCACGGCTCAGCTACTGTAGCTACGGCAGCCAAGCCTTAATTGTTCAACACGATCCATTGTCCAGCACCAACGTTAACACACCTATTTCACCGAAGCTTGCCTTATGCCCCACCAGCCTctggagcagcagaggaatGGGGACACGAGGCCGGGTGACAGGGGCGAATAACGTATGAAGGGGTAACATAATGCTACATGGAGCGGTTACCCCTATATGACTGTCACGCCTCTAACATATAGATTCAAGATAATCAACTAACCCCAGATTCATACATGaatatcaaaaaaagaaaacgccGACCGGCAATTCCTTACCTCAGGCGGTGTGTTGAACCAAGTTCCGCGTAGCAGCCATGTTCGGAACCCCTATCTCCCTCCGTCCACACGAACCGAGCCCCCTCCCCCGGGTCAGTCGTACCTCTTCCACAGCAGAAATCCAAATAATGTATCGTAGAATTATCAACCGATTAAATCCCGGTGAGATTAATTCCGAGTAAAATGTGGTTATTCTCCGGAGCTCAGAGAGCGGGTTCTCGGACTGATTGCCGGCGAAGCACGGCTAGCCGTGCCTAAGGGGAGGTGGGCAGCCCGCAGCCTCCACCACGGACACCTCAAATTCAGTCTTCTTCTATCCGGCAAACTTCATTTACTCGTTCGAGATTTATTCTCAGCTAGACGAAAATGATACCTTGAAGCGTGGGCCTGGATTTACAAACCCGTCAgctatttaaattaatttaaaggCAAGacgctaacattagctagctaTTAGCTAGCGTGCTAGCTGTCTAATATAATACTGCCATTGGAATTTGGAGGAAGACAGTCCGCACACTGCAGGCTGCTTGGCGGGCAACGGCCAGCCGATTGGCCGCTGGAAAATACAGGCAGACTATGAagaactaaatatattttagcaGGCACAGCTACAGCTAGCTCTTTGCTGGCCAGCCCCTCTGTGATGTTAATATCGGTCAAAGGAGAGGGGCTGCATTGAGAGCGCACTCCCGACACAAGGCAAGTACGGCCCAGCGCGTTCCAGAGACATTTCCCACAAAATGGCTGCCAAAACAAATCTACCGTCGAGTCACAAAACTCAACTTCCAAAAGCGGCTCATTACATCAGTTTTACTATCTTAGTGGCAACAACCAGCTAACCGAACTCCTGCCGATTCATTTATGAACAAACCGAGCATGCAGTTAACATTGAATAGACGTGCCGCAATGCTAAATTAAACCAAGACGTCTGCAGCACTGTCAGAAGCCAATGTCGCTGAAATGAAAGGACTGCAGCCAGAACGTTTGGATTCCTTAATCCAGTTTACAGATACCAGTTAGGACGTCTGACCCTGTGGAGACTCTGCTTTGGGACCAACAATAATCTGACATGTCGctttggaaatgtgtgcagtAATAGTCTATGCACAGTATTAATATACACCAAGAAATGGTCGTTTTGGTGGTTGGATAAATGACAATCGTTTATATACAGTTTAAAAGTAACAGTTCCCACATGTTGGTAGCTATACATGATCATTTTGTCAAAATTACGatcaagaaaaacaatcataaacattttattaaaacaaaattgcTGTTTatgtcaaaatatataaactgtTCAAAGCATTAATTGTTTCAAGTTACATCCTTCTGCTCCTTACTCAAAATCAAATTACAAGTTTTAGTGAAAATGTCACCATCTATATATGTCTGTACACGCAGGGTCAAGTTTACAGCCTCGCCAGTCAACAGATCAGCATTAAGGGATCCTTACCTACAAAGTTAGGGTATTGTTCACACAAGTTCTGACTTAACACTTAAAATAGTAGCCAGTACGATTGGGATGTGCCCACCTATGCAGGATTGCAATGTTAGGAATCAGAATCACCCTGATAAGGGCAGTTATGATAAGAGCAAGGGACCAGCAAAAACATGCAACACAAGAACAAGGGACAAGCCAGACATGTCATTGAAAAAGGACCTTCAGCAAGAAAAGACTCCGGAGCCagacaatattgaaataaaaatgagcaaaaaaaacTCAATGTAATTATGCGTTTTGGTTTAACAGTTTATCCCGTCTGCTGAAATACACATGGTTAGAGTAGGACATTGTTCACAGATGAATTAAGTATCCCTCAACTCAATTGAGGCTGGGGTTGTCCTCGACACACTGGATATTTATCACCGTCTTCCTGGTGTAATTAGGGTGGTCCTGCTAGACATTAACCtctacattttataaaaacctACGTACAACTGACATGACTTGCTCCAATCTTGCCATCAACTCATGACAGTCCCTTGCGAAATGGCCTCAATGTTATACAATGTGCTCCAAAATGTATCAGTAGAAAGACTCAAACAGTTGGATGCTGGAATCAGTTAACTCAAAAAAGTGATCCCCTCTGAATCTGACCCTCATGACATGACAGGCGGAGGTGCAGTATAGGGAAAGGGACAACACAAAGTAGAAAAAGTAGATGGTGGTTGAAAATAGTCCTCAGTTCCTGCCATCTTTCACTCTTCATTTCTTGTCTTTTGGTGGAGCTCTGTGGAGAGAAAGAATAGAGCATGTTACTAACAGTATATGTAGAGCAGGCCtttgtacagtatatgtagAGCTGACTGCAGCGGTTTGTACAGAGGGGAAGGTCTGGATGTATGCGTCAACCTGTCACCATAACTCAACTCTGGGAACATTAGTTGGGAGGGGAAACTGCTAAACCCTGCAGTCAGAGCTCCAGAGGAGTACCACAAGTTCACCATATTATTGAGAGAACTCTGCCCCAACTAAGATTCAAATCTAAAATGCCCGATTTCCAGTTAGACCATGCGCTATACTCTCATCCCTCAGACTGTGAGAAACTTGGCAGGGCAGAGCCAGTGACCCGCTGATGTAGCAAGGTCTGGAAAAGCATTTGAATGaattctttatttactttacaatgTGGCGCAATTGGACTATAGCTCATCTGTATCACCAAAGCAGCAGGTGTCTCAGGAGAAACTGTCAAATGTGCTCCTAAATTCACACTTTGATAGGCTAGCACGCCATTAATTAAAATTAGCGGTTTTATTTTAGGACATTTATGACATGTGAACATATAACTTTTTATCAATCCACCAGATGGAGCTGTAGGTAACAGCTCCAAATATAAGGTAACTGGGCTTTTTAAACTTAAACACTaacaattattttgaaatggaatactgtaaataaaatattaattaataaaataaagctttttgagATTGTACCAGCTGGAAGAATGACCATGGGTTTAGCAGCGTACCTCGGAGAAGCACTAGCTTCAGTTGATGGATAAAGGAAAGTTGCTTTTAAAGATTAGATAACACATACATCACAACGTCCACACAAGTATCCAAGGGTTATTTGGGCGTACCTGTAAATGCCGACCACCACAGCGTGGTCTCTCTCATAGGGCTCCAGTGTGAGCTGCTCTTGTGGCTTCATGTTCTCACCGCTCATCTTCTTCACCTCTGAGGCAAACACTGCCTCTGGAGGGGCTGTTGAGTCTATACAGTTAGCctaaagaaatcaaataaaattgTACATGCAGTGTTAAGGAACGCATCAAATCAACAGTGAATTTCAGAGGtcaaaaggaacatttttaatttacagcATCTGCCAATACGTTTGGGGATGTCGTTTTCGTTTGACAATGCTACTTGGTAAACAAGACACAAATTGAGACtaaaacacaactttataaTCTTCTCTTGTTGCACACTTTAATTTACCAACACCTTAGCTGGAGTTAGTATTTTACGCATTATTGTTGCTTAATGTACCTTAATAGAGATGACAAAGTGTCCTCCATTCTTCAGGAAGTTGTGAGCGTTCAAAGCCACAATTCTGGTCTGGTCAGGCTGGGCAACATCAGCAAAAATCACATCCACCATGCCTACAGAGGGACATAACATTACAGTCAGAATCACACGCACATGTGGGAGTGGATTCTATCCAACTCCATGTTTGCTGTGAGTTTTATGCTTTTTCTGACAAAAGGCCGATCATTTAAGTTACATGACAATTATGCAACATTAAAAATGCAAGAGTGGACTTTGGGTAAATTGGTCATGCTTAGTTCTTTGTTGCAGAACACATGGGCTACCTACCAACAAGCATGCGGTATTTGTGTGGGTGGCGGGCGTCCTCGATGATGGGAATGATGTTGGTGCGTTTCTTTGCCACGTTGAGAAGGTCACGACCTGAGCGATGGGAAAACTCCACAGCATAGACCAGGCCCTCCTGAAACACAAGACACGGGTTACTATAAGGTAAcgttttgagtttttatttaataaatatatcctcagtaaaaacaagacattgtaTATTAATGTGATGCTCAGTTTAGGTTTAACTCTAACCAGTTTTCCTGGCATTGTACAAGTCATTTGAATACTGAACCTTGGTCAAAAAAAGTGGAACAATTATTGCCTGTATGCGACCTATATTTTCagcatattaaatgtgtttattaacaGTTGATGGATAATGTCAGTTTTCCAGAGATATCGCAATTATGTTGGTTCATcagtttaataaatacaaataaaagtgtgtaATTCTAACGTATATGCAAAGTTCCATGGAATGCTTGGAGAATAATGGCTTTGTGGATTTAGCTGCCATACTTTAGCACTTACTAATACCAATTtcattcaaatcaaattaaGATTAACTTATTCCATTTAGGAATAAACTGGCCTAGTGAATGGGTAGTACTCACCGGTCCAACAATGTCTGAAACGTGAGACACCGTGGTGCCAGAGGCAGCTCCCAGGTACATGACCTTTGAGCCGGGCTTGATGTGGATCTGGTCAACTCCTCCTAAGATGGCTGCTGCCAGCTTGGATCGGAACGGATTCCACGCTCTGTACTCAATCTTTGTTTCTCCTTCCTAATAGACAAAGAAACAACAAGCAAATCAGAATTTACAAAACCTGTAAAACCATAGTTTCTGCAACAACCACAAACATGGACAAGTGTCCCGTCATCAACAGAGTGCCACATTTCACATGAGAGCAAACTTAAGTATTGGTGGCATGGCAACATATGGCTCCATGAGATGACAAAGGGGTTTGAATTTGGATTTATCAATTGCTTCCTAGACTTCCACACCGCCACGGGTGCAGCCAAACCGAAAGATGACATCATTcatcaaaacaacattattttaacaGATGTACAATgatacatgtgtttatgaggCAGGGATATTATAAGCCTGCTTACTAAGAGAGTGAGGTTTTTGCCCTCTGACCTGCCTGCTATTGGCAGTTTAAACTATGTAGCTTTCGCCTGGATATCTTCATCACTTTGTATTTGTTATCACACAATCTGAGCTCAGGGCTTTGATTGGTCAATAGATGTTTTACACAAGTACACCCCTTAACCACAATACCTAGAGGGTTAAGTAACCATAGCTTTTTACTCCAGGTAAAAGTAAACTACTGTGATAGGATTGAAACTCAGGCTAATATCTAAAGTTACTTAATATCAAGTCCTGCTTTGCATGTCAGACCTTAGGACTGCAAGACTGACgcaaaagtgtatttttatttgacgAACAGGTAATTCATGCCACAGTTTCAACACAATGAAGGTCTAAACTGAAGGAATCTCTCACCTCCACACTCATCCTCTTTTCTCCATACACT
Proteins encoded:
- the fbl gene encoding rRNA 2'-O-methyltransferase fibrillarin: MRPGFSPRGDRGGGRGRGGFGDRGGGFGDRGGGRGRGGFGDRGGGRGRGGFGGRGGFRSPDGGGFRGRGGGRGAPRGRGGGRGGFGAGKKVMVEPHRHEGVFICRGKEDALVTRNMVVGESVYGEKRMSVEEGETKIEYRAWNPFRSKLAAAILGGVDQIHIKPGSKVMYLGAASGTTVSHVSDIVGPEGLVYAVEFSHRSGRDLLNVAKKRTNIIPIIEDARHPHKYRMLVGMVDVIFADVAQPDQTRIVALNAHNFLKNGGHFVISIKANCIDSTAPPEAVFASEVKKMSGENMKPQEQLTLEPYERDHAVVVGIYRAPPKDKK